A single window of Nicotiana sylvestris chromosome 3, ASM39365v2, whole genome shotgun sequence DNA harbors:
- the LOC104225851 gene encoding uncharacterized protein translates to MAESNPTESTLLASKICNQISSVFSNTATQTPALEVLVQEITAAATRNGKVFVYGVGREGLMLKALSMRLFHLGLSAHCVFDMNTPPIGPPDLLIASAGPGGFSTVDAICGVAKSNGARVLLLTAQPESGSSVKYASVVAHIPAQTMADDNAGDAEQDRPLLPMGSLYEGAMLVLFEMVVFKLADVLKQSPEAVRTRHTNLE, encoded by the coding sequence ATGGCGGAATCAAACCCAACCGAGTCAACTCTGCTAGCTTCTAAAATATGCAATCAGATAAGCTCTGTCTTCTCCAACACCGCCACACAAACCCCAGCCTTGGAAGTTCTGGTGCAAGAAATCACAGCCGCTGCTACCCGCAACGGCAAGGTGTTCGTGTACGGCGTGGGCCGTGAAGGGTTAATGCTGAAAGCCCTATCCATGAGGCTTTTCCATCTGGGTTTATCAGCCCACTGCGTCTTCGACATGAACACTCCTCCAATTGGGCCGCCGGACCTCCTAATTGCCTCCGCCGGCCCAGGGGGTTTCTCCACCGTGGATGCAATCTGTGGTGTGGCCAAATCCAACGGTGCTCGTGTGCTGTTGCTGACAGCTCAGCCCGAATCCGGATCTTCTGTGAAGTACGCGAGTGTTGTTGCTCATATTCCGGCTCAGACAATGGCTGATGATAACGCTGGTGACGCGGAGCAGGATAGGCCACTGCTTCCGATGGGGAGTTTATATGAAGGAGCCATGTTGGTGCTGTTTGAGATGGTGGTTTTTAAGTTGGCAGATGTTTTGAAGCAGAGTCCTGAGGCTGTGCGAACACGCCATACCAATCTGGAGTAA